In Flavobacterium sp. N1736, the following are encoded in one genomic region:
- a CDS encoding class I SAM-dependent methyltransferase gives MSEAPNSSTPNQDRNTENWFTSWFDTPYYHILYKDRNYREAQIFMDNLTHYLNLPEKAKVLDLACGKGRHSIYLNQLGFNVLGADLSENSIAEASKNSNETLHFKVHDMREPFEEKFDAIFNLFTSFGYFESDDDNLTTLKAIKESLSEYGFAVIDFMNVANVIETLVPEEVKTVDGIDFKIKRYVEDGHIFKEIDFEDQGRNYHFTEKVKALTLKDFEELMAEAGIFLLDIFGDYKLKKFHKTESERLIMIFK, from the coding sequence ATGTCTGAAGCACCCAACTCATCAACACCTAATCAGGACCGAAATACCGAAAACTGGTTTACTTCATGGTTTGATACTCCCTATTATCATATTCTTTATAAGGATAGAAATTATCGCGAAGCTCAGATTTTTATGGATAACCTGACACATTATTTAAATTTGCCTGAAAAAGCAAAAGTGCTTGATTTAGCTTGTGGAAAAGGGCGTCATTCTATTTATTTAAACCAACTTGGATTTAATGTTTTAGGAGCAGATTTATCTGAAAACAGCATTGCCGAAGCCAGCAAAAACAGCAACGAAACCCTGCATTTTAAAGTGCATGATATGCGTGAGCCTTTTGAAGAAAAATTTGATGCTATTTTTAATCTGTTTACCAGCTTTGGATATTTTGAAAGCGACGATGACAACTTAACAACCTTAAAAGCCATCAAAGAAAGTTTATCTGAATATGGTTTTGCCGTGATTGATTTTATGAATGTGGCAAATGTAATCGAAACATTAGTGCCTGAAGAAGTAAAAACAGTTGACGGAATCGATTTTAAAATTAAAAGATATGTTGAAGACGGACATATTTTTAAAGAAATAGATTTTGAAGATCAAGGCAGAAATTATCATTTTACCGAAAAAGTAAAAGCTTTAACGCTAAAAGATTTTGAAGAATTAATGGCCGAAGCCGGAATTTTTCTGTTGGATATTTTTGGAGATTATAAACTTAAAAAATTCCATAAAACCGAAAGCGAACGATTAATCATGATTTTTAAATAG
- a CDS encoding sensor histidine kinase, with protein MIKPIAIASKSLNDYRNERRLSVLPTEYSDEAGLLMCNIQESIYEAESFINEKQDLIYMLSHDLRNFAGNPQGLAKLIIDENPSESIKDLAVLICESTDLQFRYIENFIKLLNEQDQVVKVNQELRTIVFPNILPFINEQVEQRLLDKNIKLSMSLELEEAQLRIDEGLLVQVLVNLISNAIKFSYFDSEIKVRMYIEDDQLIITVADKGIGFDKTQIDELFKKFTKMSRLGTAKETSTGIGLYLCKKIIERNKGELTAVSEGKNRGAEFKITFEV; from the coding sequence TTGATAAAACCGATAGCGATTGCTTCAAAATCTTTGAATGATTATAGAAACGAAAGGAGATTATCTGTTTTACCAACTGAATATTCTGATGAAGCGGGTTTATTAATGTGTAATATTCAGGAATCTATTTATGAAGCCGAAAGTTTTATAAATGAAAAACAGGATTTAATTTATATGCTTTCGCACGATTTAAGGAACTTTGCTGGAAATCCTCAGGGTTTGGCAAAATTAATTATCGATGAAAATCCATCAGAATCTATAAAGGATCTGGCAGTTTTAATTTGCGAATCGACTGATTTGCAGTTTAGATATATCGAGAATTTTATTAAATTATTAAACGAACAAGATCAGGTTGTAAAGGTAAATCAGGAATTAAGAACGATCGTTTTTCCTAATATTTTACCTTTTATAAATGAACAGGTTGAACAGCGTTTACTGGATAAAAATATAAAGTTAAGTATGAGTTTGGAGTTAGAAGAAGCTCAACTTAGAATTGACGAGGGATTGCTGGTTCAGGTTTTGGTGAACCTGATTAGTAATGCGATTAAATTTTCTTATTTTGATAGTGAAATTAAAGTGAGAATGTATATTGAAGACGATCAGCTTATAATTACGGTTGCTGATAAGGGAATTGGTTTTGATAAAACCCAAATCGACGAATTGTTTAAGAAATTTACTAAAATGAGTCGTTTAGGTACGGCAAAAGAAACTTCAACGGGAATTGGTTTGTATTTATGCAAAAAAATTATCGAAAGAAATAAAGGTGAATTAACCGCTGTAAGCGAGGGAAAAAACAGAGGTGCCGAATTTAAAATTACATTTGAAGTTTAA
- a CDS encoding DUF6452 family protein, translating to MKKIISFLLLFAFGLSSCEKDDICDPGTPTTPRLIISFYDINNSNVKKKVTRLKVIGDDQAKGIVFNESALEDDETRYLTSGDSIGIPLKTDANTVTFSFILNSGDVNPAQTNTDKIKFNYTRQDVYVSRACGFKTIFKLDPLKPYEQTDPAGDGLWMQNIDPINLNIEYENETHIKVYF from the coding sequence ATGAAAAAAATAATCTCTTTTTTATTACTCTTTGCTTTTGGTTTATCAAGTTGCGAGAAAGATGATATTTGTGATCCGGGTACGCCAACCACTCCCCGATTGATAATTTCGTTTTACGACATTAATAATTCAAACGTAAAGAAAAAAGTGACCCGATTAAAAGTAATTGGAGATGATCAGGCAAAAGGAATAGTTTTTAACGAAAGTGCTCTTGAAGATGATGAAACCAGATATTTAACAAGCGGTGACTCCATTGGTATACCTTTAAAAACAGATGCAAATACGGTTACTTTTAGCTTTATTTTAAATTCAGGAGATGTTAATCCAGCTCAAACAAATACTGATAAAATAAAATTTAATTATACCAGACAAGACGTTTATGTATCCAGAGCTTGTGGTTTTAAAACTATTTTTAAACTCGATCCGCTAAAACCTTACGAACAAACAGATCCTGCCGGAGACGGTTTATGGATGCAGAATATTGATCCAATAAATCTTAACATTGAATACGAAAATGAAACACACATTAAAGTATATTTTTAG
- a CDS encoding ZIP family metal transporter produces MNYLLPLFSVLLGYIVALFLKPQNKTNLKLLLAFSGSFLLSLTVMHLLPEVYESHNHNIGLFIMVGILFQIVLEFFSKGAEHGHVHGHAQMSQIPWLLFISLCIHAFLEGFPVSHHHGLAVGIAIHHLPIAVILTTFFINAGLDKKAIFAFMITFAVMTPLGTIASEYLSFLNDYYTEITAIVIGILFHISSTIIFESSEGHKFNVAKVSMIVLGILLAFFL; encoded by the coding sequence ATGAATTATCTACTACCCTTATTTTCTGTACTTTTAGGATATATTGTGGCTTTGTTTTTAAAACCTCAAAACAAAACCAATCTAAAATTATTACTTGCATTTAGCGGTTCATTTTTATTATCGTTAACCGTAATGCATTTATTGCCCGAAGTTTACGAATCTCACAATCATAACATTGGGTTATTTATAATGGTCGGAATTTTATTCCAGATCGTTTTGGAATTTTTCTCAAAAGGAGCAGAACACGGACACGTTCACGGACATGCACAAATGTCGCAAATTCCGTGGCTGTTATTTATAAGTTTATGCATTCACGCCTTTTTAGAAGGTTTTCCCGTAAGCCATCATCATGGTTTAGCCGTCGGAATTGCGATTCATCATTTACCGATTGCCGTAATCTTAACCACGTTTTTTATAAACGCAGGTTTAGATAAAAAAGCCATTTTTGCCTTCATGATCACATTTGCAGTCATGACACCTTTAGGAACAATCGCATCTGAATATTTATCTTTCTTAAATGATTATTATACCGAAATTACAGCAATCGTAATTGGTATTTTATTTCATATTTCATCGACAATTATTTTCGAAAGCAGCGAAGGACATAAATTTAATGTTGCCAAAGTTTCTATGATTGTATTAGGAATTTTATTGGCATTCTTTTTATAA
- the rlmD gene encoding 23S rRNA (uracil(1939)-C(5))-methyltransferase RlmD, translating to MGRKNTDKVVFHQIPVLDAGAKGVSVAKAPDGKVIFIPNVVPGDVVDVQTFKKRKAYYEGKAVKFHELSEHRVEPICDHFGVCGGCKWQNMKYSQQLYYKQNEVKNHLQRIGKVELPEFETILGSEKQFFYRNKMEFSFSNARWLTEKEIGSTEDLGNRNALGFHIPKMWDKILDIQKCYLQEDPSNAIRNEIRDFANEHNLAFFNPREQSGLLRTFMIRTASTGEIMVLIQFFENDKKNRELILDHLYEKFPQITSLQYVVNSKQNDTIYDQDIKLYKGRDYILEEMEGLKFSINAKSFYQTNSDQAYELYKITRDFAGLSGNETVYDLYTGTGTIAQFVSKKAKKVIGVESVPEAILDAKANAERNNITNCEFFVGDMKVVFNESFIAQHGKPDVIITDPPRDGMHKDVIDQILKIAPEKVVYVSCNSATQARDLAIMDEKYKVTRVRPVDMFPQTHHVENVVLLELR from the coding sequence ATGGGAAGAAAAAATACAGACAAAGTTGTCTTTCATCAAATTCCGGTTCTTGATGCCGGAGCAAAAGGAGTATCAGTAGCAAAAGCTCCAGACGGAAAAGTAATATTTATTCCGAATGTTGTACCGGGAGATGTGGTTGACGTGCAGACTTTCAAAAAAAGAAAGGCTTATTATGAAGGCAAAGCCGTAAAATTTCACGAATTATCAGAACATCGCGTTGAGCCAATCTGCGATCATTTTGGAGTTTGTGGAGGATGTAAATGGCAAAATATGAAATACAGCCAACAGTTGTATTACAAACAAAATGAAGTAAAAAATCACTTACAGCGTATTGGAAAAGTGGAACTTCCTGAATTTGAAACTATCTTAGGTTCAGAAAAACAATTTTTCTATAGAAATAAAATGGAATTTTCGTTTTCTAACGCTCGTTGGTTAACCGAAAAAGAAATTGGAAGTACCGAAGATTTAGGAAACAGAAATGCATTAGGATTTCATATTCCGAAAATGTGGGATAAAATTCTTGATATTCAAAAATGTTACTTACAGGAAGATCCTTCGAATGCAATTAGAAACGAAATCAGAGATTTTGCAAACGAACACAATCTGGCATTCTTTAATCCGAGAGAACAATCCGGTTTATTGAGAACTTTTATGATTCGTACGGCTTCTACCGGCGAAATCATGGTTTTGATTCAGTTTTTCGAAAATGACAAAAAAAATCGTGAACTTATATTAGATCATTTATACGAGAAATTTCCACAAATTACTTCCTTGCAATATGTTGTAAATTCGAAGCAAAACGATACTATTTACGATCAGGATATCAAACTATATAAAGGTAGAGATTATATTCTGGAAGAAATGGAAGGTTTAAAATTTAGTATTAATGCTAAATCATTCTACCAGACCAATTCTGATCAGGCGTATGAATTGTACAAAATAACACGTGATTTTGCCGGACTTTCAGGCAACGAAACTGTTTATGATTTATATACAGGAACCGGAACTATTGCACAATTCGTTTCGAAAAAAGCAAAAAAAGTAATTGGTGTAGAAAGTGTTCCCGAAGCAATTTTAGATGCCAAAGCAAATGCAGAACGCAATAATATTACAAATTGCGAGTTTTTTGTTGGTGACATGAAAGTCGTTTTTAATGAAAGTTTTATTGCCCAACACGGTAAACCGGATGTTATTATTACAGATCCGCCAAGAGACGGAATGCACAAAGACGTTATCGATCAGATTTTAAAAATTGCTCCTGAAAAAGTAGTTTACGTAAGCTGCAACTCGGCTACACAAGCGCGCGACTTAGCTATAATGGACGAAAAATACAAAGTAACCCGTGTTCGCCCGGTTGATATGTTTCCGCAAACGCACCATGTTGAAAATGTTGTACTTTTAGAACTTCGATAA
- a CDS encoding DUF6048 family protein: MKHTLKYIFSICLLFSMFLVKAQDSTVTKEIAKEKTKPVTKPAIQQTKTDTVVPPKTDRYGLRVGVDLYKLTRGFYDKDYKGIEIVGDFRLTKKYYIAAELGFEDKTTDDDRLNSTATGTYIKGGFDYNLYQNWLDMENIISIGLRGGFSTFSQQLNSYKIYNANPYWGEQPSIASGQKYDGLTAGWLEVAAGLKAKVFNNFFVGFGVQLKLLVANKTPDGFDNLYIPGFNRTYDGNFGIGFNYTVSYFIPIYKKKVIVPEVKKNNPKK, from the coding sequence ATGAAACACACATTAAAGTATATTTTTAGTATTTGCCTATTGTTTTCAATGTTTCTGGTTAAGGCTCAGGACTCGACAGTAACAAAAGAAATCGCTAAGGAGAAAACAAAACCGGTAACAAAACCCGCAATTCAGCAAACAAAAACAGATACTGTTGTTCCTCCAAAAACAGATCGTTATGGTTTGCGCGTAGGTGTTGATTTGTACAAATTAACCCGTGGTTTTTATGATAAAGATTATAAAGGAATTGAAATAGTTGGAGATTTCCGTTTAACAAAAAAGTATTATATAGCTGCAGAACTTGGTTTTGAAGATAAAACCACAGATGATGACCGATTAAATTCAACCGCAACAGGAACTTACATTAAGGGTGGTTTCGATTACAATTTGTACCAAAACTGGCTTGATATGGAAAACATCATAAGCATTGGTTTACGTGGTGGTTTTAGTACTTTTAGTCAGCAATTAAACAGTTATAAAATTTATAATGCAAATCCATATTGGGGCGAACAGCCGTCAATTGCATCCGGTCAAAAATACGACGGACTTACCGCAGGATGGCTTGAAGTTGCAGCAGGTTTAAAAGCGAAGGTTTTTAATAACTTTTTTGTTGGTTTTGGTGTTCAGCTAAAACTTTTGGTTGCCAATAAAACGCCGGACGGTTTTGATAACCTTTACATTCCCGGTTTCAACAGAACATACGATGGAAATTTTGGAATTGGTTTTAATTATACCGTTTCTTATTTTATTCCAATTTACAAGAAAAAAGTAATTGTTCCTGAAGTTAAAAAGAACAACCCTAAGAAATAA
- a CDS encoding aspartate/glutamate racemase family protein, with product MRVIGLIGGISWVSTADYYRLINHGINEKMGGLNFSECLIYSFNYADIKKNNENNDWDSTFNMLLKGCQFLKQGGATAIVLCANTMHFIADRLETAINLPVIHIATATAAEIKKQGLKKVGLLGTKFTMELDFFKDKLLAQGIEAIIPDNEDDKDFIHTTIFEELGKGLVIPETKKRYLEIAAQLIKDGAEGIILGCTEIPLVILPEDVTVPVFDTALIHSKAAVEFQLS from the coding sequence ATGAGGGTAATTGGACTTATAGGCGGAATTAGCTGGGTTTCTACGGCTGATTACTACAGACTTATAAATCATGGAATAAATGAAAAAATGGGAGGTTTGAACTTCTCTGAATGTTTGATTTATTCTTTTAATTATGCTGATATTAAAAAAAATAACGAAAACAACGATTGGGATTCTACTTTCAATATGCTTTTAAAAGGCTGTCAATTTCTAAAGCAAGGCGGCGCAACGGCGATCGTTTTGTGTGCAAATACGATGCATTTTATTGCAGACAGACTTGAAACTGCAATAAATTTACCGGTTATACATATTGCAACTGCAACTGCGGCTGAAATTAAAAAGCAGGGTTTAAAGAAGGTTGGTTTATTGGGAACGAAATTCACAATGGAACTGGATTTTTTTAAAGATAAACTTCTGGCTCAGGGAATTGAAGCAATTATTCCTGATAATGAAGATGATAAAGATTTTATTCACACTACAATTTTTGAGGAATTAGGAAAAGGTCTTGTAATACCTGAAACCAAGAAACGCTATCTGGAAATTGCAGCGCAATTAATAAAAGACGGAGCGGAAGGAATTATTTTGGGCTGTACAGAAATTCCATTAGTGATTTTGCCGGAAGATGTGACCGTTCCTGTTTTTGACACGGCTTTGATCCATTCAAAAGCAGCTGTTGAATTTCAATTGTCTTAA
- a CDS encoding THUMP domain-containing class I SAM-dependent RNA methyltransferase, translated as MEENFRMIAKCFFGFEEILEKELRDLGAQDVEKGVRMVSFKGDKGFMYKANLSLRTTLKVLKPIYSFRANNEQALYKGISGVNWSKLLNANQTFVIDATVHSTYFNHSEFVSQKCKDAIVDQFRERTGQRPSIDKAFPDLRINVHIDKDQVSVALDTSGNSLHQRGYRTATNIAPINEVLAAGILLLSGWEGQSHFLDPMCGSGTFLAEAAMIACNIPANINRKEFAFEKWKDWDNDLFDQIVNSLMKKTKEFHYTIKGFDKAPSAVNKAKDNIKNANLDDYVTISEDNFFDSEKAVEGKLHMVFNPPYDERLDIHMEEFYKNIGDTLKKSYPGTNAWFITANLEALKFVGLKPSRKIKLFNASLEARLVKYEMYEGSKRTKFQVSE; from the coding sequence ATGGAAGAAAATTTTAGAATGATAGCCAAATGTTTTTTTGGTTTTGAAGAAATATTAGAGAAGGAATTAAGAGATCTTGGTGCTCAGGATGTCGAAAAAGGGGTAAGAATGGTGAGCTTTAAAGGCGATAAAGGTTTTATGTATAAAGCTAATTTATCGTTGCGTACGACACTTAAAGTTTTAAAACCAATTTATTCGTTTAGAGCAAACAATGAACAGGCTTTATATAAAGGAATTTCGGGCGTAAACTGGTCGAAATTATTAAATGCAAACCAAACTTTTGTTATTGATGCAACGGTGCATTCTACTTATTTTAACCACTCTGAGTTTGTTTCTCAAAAATGTAAAGATGCTATTGTTGACCAGTTTAGAGAAAGAACGGGACAACGCCCAAGTATTGATAAAGCTTTTCCGGATTTAAGAATTAATGTTCATATTGATAAAGATCAGGTTTCCGTTGCGTTGGATACATCCGGAAATTCACTGCATCAGCGTGGTTACAGAACGGCAACGAATATTGCGCCAATCAACGAAGTTTTGGCGGCAGGAATTTTATTATTGTCAGGTTGGGAAGGTCAAAGTCACTTTTTAGATCCAATGTGCGGATCGGGAACTTTCCTTGCAGAAGCGGCGATGATCGCTTGTAATATTCCGGCGAATATTAACAGAAAAGAATTTGCTTTTGAAAAATGGAAAGACTGGGATAATGATTTATTTGATCAGATTGTAAATAGTTTAATGAAGAAAACTAAGGAATTTCATTATACTATTAAAGGTTTTGATAAAGCGCCAAGTGCTGTAAATAAAGCCAAAGACAATATTAAAAATGCGAATCTTGATGATTACGTTACGATTTCAGAAGATAACTTTTTTGATTCTGAAAAAGCGGTAGAAGGAAAACTGCACATGGTTTTTAATCCGCCTTATGATGAGCGTTTGGATATTCATATGGAAGAATTCTACAAAAATATTGGTGATACTTTAAAGAAAAGTTATCCGGGAACAAACGCGTGGTTTATCACAGCAAATCTTGAAGCCTTAAAATTCGTAGGATTAAAACCTTCAAGAAAAATCAAGCTTTTTAACGCAAGTCTTGAAGCACGTTTGGTAAAATACGAAATGTACGAAGGAAGTAAGAGAACGAAATTTCAAGTTTCTGAATAG